One Gossypium hirsutum isolate 1008001.06 chromosome A08, Gossypium_hirsutum_v2.1, whole genome shotgun sequence genomic window, aatagtgaaatgtacaaaaaatatatatatattaaaataattagaattgaaaacgaggtatcgagacctcgagaattttaaatcgagctataaatatttttataaatatttatggagtgttaataagttagtattaaagtttcgtcaagaaattttaaagtactgatagctaattgaacaaaaaggactaaattgtatcaaatgcaaaattgtgggaaatgattaaatagcttaaatgaaaaaagaaagacggtttaaaaggcaaatagacccaaggtatatttgggctggacggcaagagcatgaaatcaccaagaaaataaaggcaaaattagaaaattgcaaaatttacttaataaagctaggactaaagtggaattatctagatttctctttatttttctgcattatcttcagcaaaaacaccatggaagagttcacttaagctggtttttcatatttttactgcaagtaagttcaattcttgattatttcttgaaatttttgtgtttttgtgacttttacaactaggtccatttgttgaattcattagtccttgattctatgaaagaaattgaaagtttctatgaatatgtgctggaattatatgatgatttgatatagaattagagctttaaattgtttatatgctgattttattgaaataattgaatagaaagtgaatgtttgggacctaaattgtaaaagagtttgaagttagagttttatgtggaaattctgaatttcaatagttatgaaataacttataatgtctaggaaaagtattaattgagaaaattagtttaattgaggggttaattaagtaaggactgaattgtatgaactgtgaaatttggggcaaaatggaaatcaacattttgcactaaaacagttttggacagcagcaatagtctaactttgaaaaatctccaaaaattgtataaatctaattagaagatgaataaaatatgaaattaaagcttattgagtctagtttcttatagaagaaacggtgtaagaatggaattctaaatcatgagatataataagttttgtgagacaatgtcagaatgatttcggattcccctgttctgactctggaaaatcatcaaaaattggagaaaaataattaagggattaaatttatatgtttaaaatccttaaagagtctattttcaatagaaataagcgggaacatcatccgaatctcgtccgatgagataattaattcttagtgaagaagggtcagaattgtcagacagcagaacagaggcaactttaaagaataaactgtacttattggctaaaccaaaaattctgaaaattttatggtaataagataagtaagtatattttcagggaaaattagcggatcttaatttcaagttctgtagcttaagatataaataatttagtgacgatgacacaaatggacagttttgaatatacataagtaaatagtgaaattattgataatgttacttgttgcatgttatataaattaaggatgtggaatggagaggaggagaaggaaaatatgtatgagtattcagctagcatgggctaatttgtatgttttaggctcatggactaaattgaataaaagtaaaaattttatgggcaattttgtaaaaaaaatttagaaatgactaatttgcatgaaatggattattttattatttaaattacaaaattgaatggaattattaatttagctcaagatcagggaaaaacatgttttaaggattaaattgaaaagtgttgaaattatggaaaattctgacattttatagaattcataggttgttatcaatttgtatgagaataacggctggaaataaggattaaattgcaataattttattttattttaacctaaggatgaaattgtcattaattaaaagtttaggggtaaaatgataattttgtttagagcattagttgaatgtattataacatgaaataaatgaaaacgacgatcaaatttctttataaagatccggatgacttgaatacgagacttgaacgtggaaaagaaaagatatcggattaatgaaatatctgataaatgaatcggtaactccggtaatgctccgtaactctattccagtgacagattcgggttaggggcgttacatttcccttattgaatgaggtcctgcatttgttgctggcgggatttagctcggacaagtaatcctattgaccttattgcagaaaggatttagcctagactagtaatcttGATATAAGCCCTCTTGAGCATTTGTTACAgataggatttagcccggacgggttaTTCTGATTAAGCTCTTGTGAGCATATGTTGGAAACAGGATTTAGCTTAGACAAGTAATCATGTTATataatatgtggctcgagagtgtgctttctgatttagtgccctaatgggtacccctaaatatgaattgatggatctagatttgtacacctcgagtgtactacctgtgtaaccATTGATATTCTGAATAAATTCAACGAGTAAAAATCTTGACATCAGAAGTTACGAATAAGAAATTATACGTATCTGtctaaaatacatgaaaatgatgatacatgataatcgatatatggaaatatgagatggtgatatttgtacatggaatttatttgatgagtatgttCATCCTtaattatagatttgtacaccttgagtgtactattcgtgaccttgatatttcaaatgatatgagtaaagttctgacatgaaataatttgaattcgagatgaattattatgaaaatatacttgtaatacaaatatatgatttatacatgttatatgAATACGTGATatggaaagtatatatatatctgGAAATTTGATTGATGTTGAGTCTATATATGTTTCTCGATGTTATTGTAGAagtatgactaacaagggcaacgaggatatgtgtagggcttgagatcaaattgattgaatgtgcCTTGCATGTTTATCTGGAGACAAaacaaatggtaagttaagtaccatgttatacaaacttactaagcattatatgcttactgagttttatttccctgttttatagtaaatcggaagctcgttggattagaagcttggcggagatcactcacactatccatcagcttaTTTTGGTACATATTAGTTATGGtcataatgacatgtataggttaattggccatattggcatgtaaatgatTGATTGTTATTTAGCCATTTGCAATGGCTAGtaaaaatttgttttggtaaaattataaggTTATATCATAATGAATATCCATGTGTTAGTGTGgttgattaaattatattaacatgTATGTTCACAAAagggtaagattataaacatgaatgCATGTAATGATGTACcatgttagatgttaaaattaACTTGATTatgatgcttgaattggttggtatatgaataaaagttttggtgtaggttattggcaaaggttgggtgagaaataaagctagaaaatggctttattttgtctacacgggtagacacacgggcgtgtgtcttaaccgtgtgtgacacacggcctggtacatgggcatgtagttaggccgtgtgtctcctgtatcttaaatttgagaaacaaaatgatTAGAATTGAGTACGCGGGCAGAGACActagcgtgtgtctcagtcgtgtgtgttgtatggcctaaaacacgggtatgtgtcttagccgtgtgaaacttgcacctaatgtcgaagaatttaattaaccacacaacctagcacacgggcgtgtggccagccgtgtggcacaagttagagagttacacggggttgaacacggcctgcagcacgggtgtgtcctagggtcacatgggtgtgtcccttggaccacacgggcttCTGTGCCCTATATcttggaaaattttagaaatttcgcgaaaaattctctgagttcctgatttagtcccgattcgattctaacactcatattgggcctcgatggttcatttaagggatgttatgaataatattggaaaatgaataaattttgacatgaattatttgtaaatgttctggaaactctgataatgctccgtaaccttgttttCGGTGACAGATACTAGGAGTGTTACAATTATCATGCGAGTTATCAAGCCAACAACATtaaaaatgaatgttttgatcagcatttttgtttaaaaaaaatagttcaactcttttttgaaatgttaagggttaaatttagctcaaaaaaaTAATCAGgatcaaatttatataaaaatataaactttgagTGCTAAATTTATCGTTATGCCAATGATTTTagagaaatgattgtatgaaacttGGATATCATGTCATTTATATCTCTTTCCAAAAATTTAATGTCATTTCAACATTTGCATCCTAAATTTCAAAACGTCAtgttggatttgattttttttcaagatGAAAATACTGAAATGACATTAAATTATTGGAAAGTGATACAGATGACATGGCATCCcagtttcatacaatcttttcttataattttatcaAACACTTCATAGTTTTAAGAACATTTTAACGTGCACTTTGAAAAgttaatgtttattaaaatttaggttaaattattaaaatagtcacttttgtttacctcaagttacattttagtcaactatatttgaaatgttacattttagtcacttacattatcctgttgtaacattttaattaCTGTTGTTAATTTCCGTTAatagtgtaacggtaagctgatgtggcatgttaaatcatcatttcaaacaaaaaaatttaggttaatttatagaATTGGTCttcatattttttcgttttgagcaatttaatttttttcttgtatgttctattaacatttttttctttattttctactttattctgcttctccctctatttttctCCCTTCTCCGTTTCTTTTAATgaagtttttctatgttttccatttgttaaaactagtcattatacttttttttaaaaacaatttaattttttcaagtgAGACAAGTttgtggactagttttaacaaaatggaaaacatagaaaaactatattaaaagaaatgaagaagggagaAAAACATAAGgtgaagcagaagagaatggaaaataaagaaaaaaataaagttaaaagagcataaaagaaaaaaaataaattgctcaaaatgaaaagaatataaggaccaattgtagaatttaacctaaatttttcgcttgaaatgatgatttaatatgTCATGTCAGCTTAACGTTATActgttaacaacaattaatggctcagtgactaaaatgttaaacacgataacataaataattaaaacgtaacattttaaacataaattattaaaatgtaacttgaggtaaataaaagtaattattttaataatttattctgaAATTTATAACATTAATGTAGACATAGTGAAAAAAGAACAATATAACCTTATAAATTTGGATATATACTTTATTTGGATATATACTCCTAATAGTTTTCAAAGTGTACAACTAGATTAATTTAAGTATAAACTGTTCcaagaacaaatatttaaaaagttgagtgtatattttatatatttatctcTAACATTTTGACTGCCTCAAGTCTGCATCATTATCAacacttaaaacatattttatccAATCCACCATTATCTAACACCTTTGGAAATCAAtgcttttattcttttaaataatatttgactttttaatagtgttaaataaattaatctagaTTTAATGATGTGGAAGTGTAATGAGTgaagttaaattttttagaatttattttggaGTGTTTTGACATGTatgagtttttaaaataaaatgaataaataagttattGCAACTTTTATGAACCTCTGATtaatttaaatgtaaatgaaGAGATTATTAACTTGTTATGAATAATGTAAATGAGTTTGATGTGACTCTAAGTATTGTGTGAATGCACATAAAAGATGTAGTCAAAGCATGATGATCATGTGATACCAAGAAATAACTTTATTTAAGTAacaatgaaaataagaaaacaaaatcaattagattaacacaatttacactggtaaaagtatcatggttGTTTTTATATTAAGGGGAGAATTGTATTTTGcctattcttaaaaaaaaaagtaaataaatttttgtATGTTAGAAAAAAGTGTAAATTGGTCATCCCATTAAAGATTTCGTCTATATATGATGTTACcccttatattaaaaaaaatatgtacattaCGTTAAAGAATAAAGTcgttgttttattaaaaattttattcatttttactaCTAAATGTTGATGTGGTTGATAGAGGAATCAGGCACTAACACATTGTATGCTTTGTGTGCCTTTAGGtgtcaatattttaaaaaaaatttaaaaatcttaaaattttaaaaattattaaaaataacatcCAAAATGATTTTGAACAAATCGTTGTCCAAGCTCAAATTAACTTGGACAATCATTTGTCTAAGTTCTTTCTAGAGTGgtttcttaaataattattaaataattttaaaagattatttaaAAGTTATTACGAATTATTAGAAACTAATAAAATAGTCAAATTGACTAACCAAAAATATCAACTTGATTAAAAACTACAAGAAACTATAAGAGCCCGTTTGGTTGGATGTAATGGGAATACCATTACAGCCCGATTCGGTGGGCCCTACCTATTCGGACGTTTGGTTGGACGTAATGCCCTATTACGGGCTGATTACATTACGCCCTTATTCGTCATATTTGATGGTTTCCATTCCGGATGGAAAGGTCTGTTTAGTTGCGTTTTAGGTTGTCCCGAATCCTTcttccctgttttaccctcccaacCCGAAAGCCACCTCCACCTCCATCCTCTCCCTCCTGATTTCTTCCGGCCTCATCGTTTTCGAGCAAGAACTAGGGCTCTGTCAAGGTTATTGATCTCCACATTCCGACAAGGTTGCGTTGATCTCCATCCTTTCTGGGTATGTTTTGaattcttttttttgtttgaaacttGTAAAAAACAATGTTTGCTTTTCATGGAAATTACCAACTGCATTGGTTTCTTGATTGATTTTCATGGAAATTGAATGGTATTTCTCTGTTTCTCTGTgctaattttatttgtatttttgtgaAATCCAAATCCTGACGACAAATATTTCCAAATCTTGAAAAATCAGAAAGGCTCATTACAAGCTGTTACATAAGGATCTTCGGCGCCATTGCATGCGAACAATGGTAGCTAATTTTGTATaatcctcctcttcttttatttgaaACCCAAATAAAAGGAATTTCATTTTTGTGTTAAGCaggaaaaaaaaggagaggcaaGCAAAAAAGCTGCATCCTTTTCCTCACGCCTctgaattttgtattttatttatttattttttctctgCGCTTTCTCAGCAACCAAACACATCCTTACACAATTATTTTACTCTTTTGAATGAGTATACACACTTGGCTTCTTTGAAGGTTTTAActtaaagaagagaaaatttggCTTTTTCCAGCATTTTCATCTGCTGCTTCTGCACTAGTCTTAATTATTTGGACTCTCGAGCTGTTCTACGGTTTTGAGATCGATCGAAGCTTTCAATTACTCACTTGGATTTTGAAGTagttcctttttaaaaaaaatattttatttaggcAAGTATAGAAAGTTTTGGTAtatctgtttctttttcttttttcctctttctGGTTTGCTATTTTTTTCTTGCTTGGATCGTTTCAGATTTGCAAGATTTTGTGGTTCTTAGGCTTGATACTTGTTTTTGTTCTGAGAAAATAGAGAAATATGGAAAGAAAAGTATCTAATTCTAGCAATTCTTTAGAACTGctcattaaaaaaaatagattatttaaattattattgtatttcTAAGCAACCAATTGGAAAGCTCCCTTTATAAACAGGATAGTGGAAGTTAAACGAAGCTTGAAGATTTCAAGGAACTTTTAAGTTAATATCAAATCGGTTTAAATTTGCTGAAGGCTTGTCTGAAGTTGTGATGTTTTCCACCTGTTTAATGTATCGTATGTTCTAGTTGTGCTAGTTTAGGCTTtaatcatctttcttctttgaaCTTGTTAATGTTGACAGAGGATTGAAGAGCATTTGAGTCTGTATCTTAAACAATGTTGccgttttattaaattatatattatttcaacctatttcaatttcatttaggtATATTATATATGTACAGTTTTGTCGACCATAACAGACTTGTGTTCTTCAAATGCAGTGAGTAGAGAGATCAATCCCAAGTATCTCCAAATAAACCCTCAAGAAAAGCTTTCCAATTCAATCAAGGTATAAATTGTCTGTCCTAACATTCTTTCAACATGTTTtcccttttatgtttttttatgacGACAGATTCAACATTTCTAGAACTGCCTTTTCTGTTAAACTAATTGCATACATGAACTTATCATGGTTTCTCTTTTCACCATAAATTTGGGTATTCTCTGCCTCTGGTAGTGATGCTTTCCTATTTGCAATAGCTGAAGCCAACACCTTTATAAAGAAACAAAATTAGACCCATTGTTAAGTTCCAAATTGAACTTCATAAAAAGTTGTGTTTGTATTACTGTGTGGGCTTATCATATGATCTAGATGGTATATGCTTGAAATTTCTTACTTCTATTATACATCCTTAAATGATGATGCTCTTTTACCTTCTAGATTTGCATATTGGGAATCCAATGTTTCTCTGTTTTGTTGCTCCTCATTTTGTTCCGTACGCTGCAAACTTTGGTGCTCGTTTTGCTCCTCATTTTGTTTACCTTCTGCATTTTGTTGCTTAATGATGGTGCTCATTTTGTTCCTCATTCAATGATTGAATTTGTATTGTTGTTTATTAATTGGAATGATTTGAAGAGATGTAATTTTGTGCTGTTTTGGAAGAAGGGAAAGAAAGGAATATGGTGTGCTGTTTTGAGTTTTGACATTACCCATGGCTGTATCCATGTACTTTTTTACTCccaatttattttggttaaacTACATCATTAGTTGTTCAAGTATgtgtaagttttttatttaatcaatgcCTGTTAGTCTCTTTTATGGTACCCTATTCTATTGAATAGCCTTGTTTTTATACACATCTGTGTTGTTGAAGTTACTCTTTGTTGCAATGTACTCGTATAGAGTTTAGATTCCCTTAAATCCAATGTACATATAACTTTCAACCTAGACAATGACTCTTTAGATTATGCCACAATAAATCCTACCCTAAACTTAATGGAAGATGACGAGATTTTGGCTGCCATGCACATATAGCCACTAATTTGGCCATGTGCAGTAATAGAAACTAGCGAAAGTGATCTCCCTTTTTTTGACTGTTAAACACAATTTGTCTATCTGTCTGcgtgtaaaatgaaaatgaaaccagacttgtttcttttctaattatatctcattttttattttgtagaaattttgagcatttttaatatttgtttactttttttattttttaggaatgtttttctattattatagcatgtttatttttattttaaaaataggaattttttgtattttttttaaacataggaaattatttattattttattagtaatttattttttaatttattctaaattgttgaaatattttaattttttaatattacataatttttccctttttttcttaaatttgaccAATGGGTATTATATATTAActgttaacattattttaattgtatttgtttcTTACTTTTAAacaatacaaatattaaattgctttatttattttgagAGATAAGTattaatactaaataaataaataaaaagatggacactgaaaataaaaatgattgtTGTAATAGTTAATAGTGAATTGAACtggaaataaaaagatgaaattttatataaatttaaatcaaaacgtcaaatatatttctatacatattttttatacttGAAAACAACCAATTccccttttttttaaacaaaagaaaatcagtttctttaagaaattacttaattttgtggtttttttgaatgaaaatttcccagaaaattatataaaagtaataaaaaccACAGTTACCTATTTGTCACCTTTGTCATAAAGCAGTATTCCAACTTTATTCAACTTGACCATAATCactttgtatatttatatatataatcactTTGTATATTTTAAGGAGAGCCACAACTAGTAATTAACTGATCACACTCATTAGTTAGTCATCATTAGTTGTTCAAGTATCTGTAagtttttgatttaatcattgcCTGTTGGTCTCTTTTATGGTACCCTATTCTATTGAATAGCCTTGTTTTTATACACATCTGTGTTGTTGAAGTTACTGTTTGTTGCAATGTACTCGTTAAgattctaaatttgtattgttcatttttatttgatagtgtgatattaaagttaattttaatttgtttttttcttaagataattatgtcaggtgtttCAGAATCAATTGTTCCTTCACAATcatctcgaggaaccaaaaggaaatgggttccagaagaagatgcagcacTGGTTTCCTGCATGGTGGACTTGCACAATATTGGGACATTTAACGCTGATacggggttcaaagccggttactTAAACGAGTTAGAAAAAATGTTAGAGAAGGCTTTACCTAATGCGATGTTAAAGGCAAGACCTAATATCGAGTC contains:
- the LOC107933629 gene encoding L10-interacting MYB domain-containing protein-like; this translates as MSGVSESIVPSQSSRGTKRKWVPEEDAALVSCMVDLHNIGTFNADTGFKAGYLNELEKMLEKALPNAMLKARPNIESRIRLLKRDWSIVYDMLNGQNNSGFGWDDHRQVIVAEDAVWDSYLKSHKEAGQFKHRSFPYYDQLTAI